AGCCTCTCTCCTCGTCATCTTTTGGCCTTTCTGATCACATTCCCTGCATTAATCCCATGTGGGTTCTTGAGAACAGCCTGTTatgggagagggacagggcagaAATTGTGCCTGCAGAGAGATTGGATTTTGTCTGAGATGTCTCCAGAGTTCTGACCTAGGTGTGCAAGTCCCTGGGCTTGGTCACTCTGTAGGAGATTCCTGGGGGCTTGGGCAAACAGTGAGGATGTTGGGCCAGTCGTAGCAGCCTCCTGCTGtcttctcctttgcttttctccatcAGGGTGGGCCAAGAGACAGCTCTGACACAACCCTTTCTCAATTCtgcttcccccttccctgtctctcaggtgcacctgcagccccaagccatGTCCTGCTACAGCCCATgccggccctgccagccctgtggccccaccccgctggccaacagctgcaatgagccctgtgtcaggcagtgccaggactccACCGTCATCATCGAACCCTCGCCCGTGgtggtgaccctgcctggccccatcctcagctccttcccccagaacaccgtggtgggatcctccacctctgctgctgttggcagcatcctcagctctcagggagtgcccatcagctctgggggctttggCCTCTCAGGCTTGGGCAGTGGCCTCTGTGGCACGAGGTGCCTcccctgctgaagctgctggccatggcccTGGGCAAGGAAGCCAGGGACTGCCAGGATGGAACCGCCCTGGGGACGCAGCATCGGCTCTTGGCTTCCCCTGGGGCTGAgcaaccccagcagctcctgcagaaggatggggccagcctgggctcttggcaagcacagcccatccctgcctctgccctctgcccctctctcctttccctcctgtgtccctgttcccttgTGCACCCTGGGCTGTGACCCCACACAGCCATCCTGGGAAGAACCTGCTGCGTCCCCCCTGTGTGGACACCTGTTTGGAAAACACACCTTGAAAAACAACCGACTGCTGTTTGTCTCTGGTGCTCTCTGCATTGGCATCTCAGCTTGGATTGACCTAATTTTCCCGTTTTGACTCTTTAAACTTCTTTTGCATCGCAGCCCATGTTTTCCTCTCATTCCTTCCCCTGCAGATCCTCTCCCCACATGCCCAGAAAGAGAGGTGTTGCTCAGGGCTGGTTgtgggaggggattttggggcatgGTTGTTCACACAGGCTCCATTTAAATATTCTTAGTCATGCCCTATGTAACTCTGTTTTGTAATACTCTCTACTgacctggggctggggagcatGGCCGGTGCTCTTCAGTGATCATAAGCATGAGAAAGATGATTTTTGGTCTCCCCTAAAGTATTCTCTTGCCTACACTCATCAATGGACCCTCCCTACGCTGCCTGGGCCTTCAGCTCTTCTCTCCAGCCAAGTGCTCCAACCTCCTCACCATCCTGCTCACCTTACACCAAACTCACTCCActtgctcctggcagctcttgcatttcagcctgtgcccagcacggggatggcagcaggcgagtgctgagcagagcagcaccgtggctcccacccctctcctggttccactgctgctggcacagcccaggctgctggtgccagccctCGGTGCCAGGGCACAGTGGGACAGTCACCCCTGTTCTGACAGGGTCATGTGCTAATTTGAGAGTAAAGCAGTGGGGGAATGGAATCCCACACAAATATCGTGAGTTTTCAGGTTGGAGTTAAATGGtaataaaaattacagcaatgttggatttgtctttacaaacaagctttGGGTCAGTTGGTAGATCAGGCTAGAactgagagaaagaagaaataatggGAAGGATTCCcctgattgatgaatggaaaaaggtgtttttgcctttacaaacaaaccaTAGTTTTGGcgataaatgaaattggatattggaagatgaaagaagcaatggggaaaatccatgaattctataagaattaaaattcAATCAGAGGGTTATGAATTAGgggggaatctcaggtatcaggtgttccgggaagtctgtgcctctcaagtacctcagcaatggggaatcaagagagggaaatgtggccgagaaattgggataaaaaggaggctgtgttCTCCAAATATTGCAGAGATCCCAGGGcaatgccccatggcctctccctttattggaGTAAAgtaaaaggactcctctgtctcctttttgacataaacctctggtgtttgtggattaattctCCTGACAATTACAATGTACACCATGACACAGAAAAACTGCCTTAACCCCACAAAGTGTGAGCCCAGCGTAGCACACTGCGGGTCAGGGTGGTGGTCACAGTCTAAGTGGTGGTTGCAGTTTTGTCCAAAGCAATGTTCCTATGGAAGGTCTGGTCCTGCCCCACATCTGTCAAGCAGTGGTgttgccccaaatccccagtgCCCCAGAGGATACACAGTCAGGTTCAGGAGGTTCCTCCCCCAGGGTAGGTAGCTGCCCAATGGAACGATTTAATCCCTGCTGAATGTTGCAGTTGCCTATTCCTGCTGGGGCCATCGAGGCCATGATGGAGCATTAGCAGAGATGAGCTACTGAGGATGGGTGTGGTTATCCCAGCCCAGTCAGTTGTGAAGACAAAAAATCATTGCCTTGCAGAGTTTGTATCTTCTCCTCTAACACCCAGCTTGCCACTTGAGGTGTTGGGTGTGCAATGGGCAGCGCTTGCAAATGATTCATGAGGAATGATGTCACTGGCAGGAGAATACATACTTTGGTTACATCCCACACTGAAACCCAGGACAGGTGAGTCCAAAACCCTctttccctggggctgctgcttgccaggggctgagggaggtgTGGGGAGACAGGGATGCTTCTAACGCTGAATTTGTGTGTGTAAACAATGGCAGGAAAGGTCAGGTGGCTGTGCTTGATATGGGCACCCAGGCTTGTGCAATTTTGCTATAAATAATCAATGCCTTCTCCAAATGTGTGATTATTGAGTTGTGGCAGAGTGGGTAACAAAACTGATACGTGGGCCACAGAACCAAactcattctatgattccatgggAATGCAGGTCTGTGAGAAGGCAGCCCACTGCACTCTGGCCCTCCTTTTGGGAATCCTTTTGGGAATCCTTTTGGGAATTTGGTTAGGATGGGACCTCCTGCAGTCTGATGGGAAGCTGGTGCCTTTGTCTTGTCAGTAACATATTCACTGCTGAGGACTTGTGTCAAATGTTCAGcttaaagaggaaagaaaaaagaggtgTACGGCTCTCTCTGGACAAAATAGGgaaattttattctgttctaGGGGAATTCTGTTCAATTTacacagccctgccaagaaggacttgggggtgccTGTGGGATGATAGGCCTGCCACgaaccagagctgtgctctgccagcccagaaagccacctgtgtcctgggctgcatccaaaccagctggggcagcaggacaagggaggggattctgccacagccaggggagaccccacctgcagagctgcttccagctcggggctcccagcacaggaaggacatggagctgttgcagtgagtccagaggaagcCAAGAttatcagagggatggagcagctgtgctgtgagacTGGGCTGGCAttgctgggattgctcagcctggggaggaaAAGCTTTGAGGTGACAGAATTGTGGCCTTGCAGCACCGAATGGAATTTGCAGTCAcgatggagagagacaatttaCAGGAATGTGTagtggcaggacaagaggaatggcttcacactgacacagagtacagtaatttcacaattataaaccgcactgatcataagccgcacttccggctgccagcaacttttcattctctgtccatacataacccgcacctgattataagcctcacattacaatacagagtgtgataaaaggtttctattctatcaccatctgttgaaggtggggcagtgatccttacctccatgggagatattctgctaatgggccatccattgaaaccagggggggcattgttctttatcttttcataacccatccttcctacagagagtaattttctgctaatggccctttgagtcccactgtgggactgataaaattactgcatcccattggaagttgctccagccaggggaaagagcccaacatttcttaccaagataaaaacagaggttttgggacactaagggagcccctttctccactggactccagaggaaaaccggatttctccacatcaccactggacctctgggGGGAAACTGCATCTtatacaggagcactgctccaactgaatcacatctgtcactgcaagaggactgcaaccatcatttaatgggactgctaccaacaccctgcctgacgggtgtcaggttgtactctgactctgtcagtgtttggggtttgtttctctgtagtactgtatttctattttaatttccctagtacagaactgttattcctaatttccatatctttgcctgagagccccttgatttcaaaattataataatttgaagggaggaggtttacattctccatttcaaagagaagctcctgcctttcttagcagacacctgtgcTCCAAACTAAAAaagcaacttttcgttctttgtccatataaaagcctcacctgattataagctgcacttcgggttcagaccaaaattttagtcaaaatggtgcggcctATAACCGTGAAATTGCTGTAGGTTTAGATTGTATATCAAGAAGTACAGTAAGGCTGGGtaggccctggcacagggtgcccagagcagctgtggctgtccctggatccctggcagtgtccaaggccaggctggacagggcttggagcaatctgggacagtggaaggagtccctgcccatggccgggggtggaactggatgagctttaaggtcctttccagcccaaaccattctgggatttcaTCGTTCTTTTCAGATCCATTGAGACAGGGAAACTCAGCTCCCAGAGGGTCACTCAGggcacactgagcacagccagtgccagcctgtgctgacagCCAGTGCAAAACCAGCCCCAACAACCCCCTCCCacaaacagccctgggacaaCATCTCTGCCCTGGGAGAGTGTCTGCAGGGCAAAGGATGACACAAAGGCAGGGGCTGGCATGCAGCAGAATTTATTGAGTCAAAAGAGGGAAATGAGGGGGATCCAGGTGGAGGccacagtgcagggagcagcttcagcagggaaAGCACCTCGTGCCACAGAGGCCACTGCCCAAGCCTGAGA
This Catharus ustulatus isolate bCatUst1 chromosome 23, bCatUst1.pri.v2, whole genome shotgun sequence DNA region includes the following protein-coding sequences:
- the LOC117006656 gene encoding feather keratin 1-like, translating into MSCYSPCRPCQPCGPTPLANSCNEPCVRQCQDSTVIIEPSPVVVTLPGPILSSFPQNTVVGSSTSAAVGSILSSQGVPISSGGFGLSGLGSGLCGTRCLPC